The Alkalihalobacillus sp. LMS6 genomic interval TTTCTGAAATATTTACAAACACCAGAAGTTCAAGCGGAGTGGCATGTGAATACAGGGTATTTTGCTATTCACCCAGATGCTTACGAACAATCAATTGTACAGCAAGAGCATGAAAACATTCCGCAACTAAGAGCGCCAATTGAACAACTTCAAGAAACGATCCCTTCTACAGCAACACAAGGAGCGCTTATCTCGGTATTTCCAGAATCTAGACAACATGTCGTAACAGCATTAGAAAACATGTTGCAAGGCACAGACCCTAAAGAGGCCCTAGATCAGGCAGCAGAAGGAACAAATCGCGCAATTGAAGTGTATAACCGATCGAATCAATAAAAAAGTTTCCTTTAGGCAAAAAAATTGTTTACAGGAAAGATTGAGAAGGGTATACTGGTTATACTCCCTTCAAAATAAAGACTGATAAAAAGAACGTTCCCCTTCAAAATGAGGACGTTCTTTTTTTATTAAATAATTTCAATGACCGTATTCTATACACCAATTATAAAAACAAAGAAACAAGACAACCCCTATTCACATCAACTAACCCGTGATCGGTAATCTTTAAAGCTGGACTAACGGGAAGGGAAAGAGTGGAAACCGACATAATCGGGTTGTAATGCTGATAGCCTAAGTCTTTCATTGCTTGTACAAGCTGTTTGACGTCTTGTCCAACTTCTGCAAGCGGTGCTTCGGAAAGGATACCGCCGATAGGAAGGGCTAGGAAAGCTTTCACCTCATCGTTCTCAACAACGCAGAATCCGCCATTGGACTCAATCACCGTATTGGCGGCTTTGACCATGTCTTGAATATTTGTCCCGATCACAAGGAGGTTATGATTATCATGAGAATACGTTGTTGCGATGGCGCCGCTCGTGATGATGTCGCCAGAAATGAGCCCATGAGCGCGGTTGCCTGTTTGCTTGTGTCGTTCAAATGTGGCAATAAGACGGCAGTCGGAGCCTTGCCAGTTTAGTTCGCCTTCAATGCTTGGTAGCGTGACGTGGGTTTCTTTCGTAAAGGTCGAGCCGTCGGCAACATTCATAACGCGTACGGTTTGCGCTTTCTCGGTATGAATCATGAAGTCTTCTGCTGTTAAAAGCGGAAGATGAACGCTTTTATAAAAGTGCGCTGGGAATTGGTCAGGTCGTACCTGTTGCCCATGACCGACGGATCGCTCAAATACCGAGACGCCGTTTTTATAAACAGCTTGGAAGGTGAAGGGCTGATCTTGCTCAACGATAGAGAAGTCAGCAATCTTTCCAACGGCGATCGCACCACGGTCAGTCATGTTCATCCGTTTTGCCGGGGTAGCTGTACAAGCATAAATGACGTCTTCGTAACGCATACCAGCGGCAACGGCTTTTTTCGCTAGAATATTTAAGTGTCCTTTTTCAAGCAAAACGTCAGTCATAATGTCGTCGGTGACAAAGCAAAAATGCTCGCTGACGTCGTTTTGAATTAAGAACTGCATGACCTCATCCGTCATTGATTTCTCTTGAATTTGTACGAACATCCCCGCTTCAATCCGAGCGCGTAGCCCATCTTCCGTCTGGTGCGTATGGTCAGAGCCAATACCTGCTAGCATGATTTGATCGAGCTCCATACCGGTTAGTTTTGGCACATGGCCCTCTATCGGCGTATTCGGGTACTTCTCGCGGAAGTGGGTAAGGATTTGATTTGTTTTTGAATTTGAATCATTGAGGACATCGACATAATTCATAATCTCCCCAAGGCACTGAATTTGTTCGGTCGCCATCAGCTCATCGATTTCTTTAATGCCGATTTCGCCACCTGTCGTTTCAAGCGAAGTGGCTGGAACGGAGCTTGGGATCGCGTACATCATATCAACGGTGCAAAAGTCACTTGCAGAAATCATTGCTCGAACGCCTTCAATTCCGAACACATTCGCCATCTCATGAGGTTCTGGCACAATGGTCGTAACGCCGTTTTGCAAGAGCGCATAAGAGAAGGTTTCCGGTGTAACCATCGAGCTTTCAATATGAAGATGGATGTCAATTAAGCCTGGAATAAGCTGTTTTCCAGCCACATCAATCGTTTCTTTAGCGGTTATCTCTGCCAGCTCTTCTTTCGTACCAATTGCGACAAAGCGGCCTTCATTAATAGCCACATCGACCGCACGAAACTGCTTCGTATACGTGTTATAAACGT includes:
- a CDS encoding adenine deaminase C-terminal domain-containing protein translates to MQVETLLTNAHVYNTYTKQFRAVDVAINEGRFVAIGTKEELAEITAKETIDVAGKQLIPGLIDIHLHIESSMVTPETFSYALLQNGVTTIVPEPHEMANVFGIEGVRAMISASDFCTVDMMYAIPSSVPATSLETTGGEIGIKEIDELMATEQIQCLGEIMNYVDVLNDSNSKTNQILTHFREKYPNTPIEGHVPKLTGMELDQIMLAGIGSDHTHQTEDGLRARIEAGMFVQIQEKSMTDEVMQFLIQNDVSEHFCFVTDDIMTDVLLEKGHLNILAKKAVAAGMRYEDVIYACTATPAKRMNMTDRGAIAVGKIADFSIVEQDQPFTFQAVYKNGVSVFERSVGHGQQVRPDQFPAHFYKSVHLPLLTAEDFMIHTEKAQTVRVMNVADGSTFTKETHVTLPSIEGELNWQGSDCRLIATFERHKQTGNRAHGLISGDIITSGAIATTYSHDNHNLLVIGTNIQDMVKAANTVIESNGGFCVVENDEVKAFLALPIGGILSEAPLAEVGQDVKQLVQAMKDLGYQHYNPIMSVSTLSLPVSPALKITDHGLVDVNRGCLVSLFL